One genomic window of Quercus lobata isolate SW786 chromosome 9, ValleyOak3.0 Primary Assembly, whole genome shotgun sequence includes the following:
- the LOC115961633 gene encoding uncharacterized protein LOC115961633, which yields MAEDVIVSMGSLKLTNEEAEEIQVSDEGRMDEIDSCVLSLIGKFLTCKPFNRKAAKNTLRRAWGLDKELQISEVGNNLFQFKFQSEYDLERILRGGPWTFDNQLLMLTRWKSGMSANNVVLEHASLWVQIWGVPFNMMSPSVAREVGNKMGTVEDVERRRRMDEQNFFLRVWVALPISKPLRRGGFLQGSYGKRHWVTYKYERMPLFCHYCGFLGHDIHHCPAHFSASKMEKSIDYQYGDWLKADSG from the coding sequence ATGGCTGAAGATGTTATTGTAAGCATGGGTAGTCTGAAGTTAACGAATGAAGAGGCAGAGGAGATTCAAGTCTCTGATGAGGGAAGGATGGATGAAATTGATAGTTGTGTTTTGAGCTTGATAGGGAAATTTTTAACGTGCAAGCCCTTTAATAGGAAGGCGGCAAAAAACACGTTGCGTAGAGCGTGGGGGCTTGACAAGGAGTTGCAGATCTCTGAGGTGGGAAACAATCTGTTTCAATTTAAGTTTCAGTCAGAGTACGATCTTGAACGGATATTGAGGGGAGGGCCATGGACTTTCGACAACCAGCTTTTGATGCTCACTCGGTGGAAGTCAGGCATGAGTGCAAACAATGTGGTCTTAGAACACGCATCTTTGTGGGTCCAAATTTGGGGGGTGCCTTTCAACATGATGTCTCCAAGCGTGGCGAGGGAGGTGGGAAATAAGATGGGAACAGTGGAGGATGTGGAGCGTCGTCGGCGTATGgatgaacaaaattttttcttgAGAGTTTGGGTGGCTCTACCTATATCCAAACCGCTGAGGAGAGGTGGTTTTTTGCAAGGTTCATACGGCAAGCGCCATTGGGTCACGTATAAGTACGAAAGGATGCCATTGTTCTGCCATTACTGTGGGTTTCTCGGTCACGATATCCATCACTGTCCGGCGCACTTTTCAGCGTCGAAGATGGAAAAATCTATTGATTACCAATACGGAGATTGGCTGAAAGCAGACAGTGGCTGA